A single Streptomyces sp. 2114.4 DNA region contains:
- a CDS encoding Rrf2 family transcriptional regulator — protein sequence MRISARADYAVRAALQLAATRDAGPLKAEAIAQAQDIPHKFLEGILNDMRRGGLVHSQRGGNGGYRLAKPAEAISIADVIRVVDGPLVSVRGVRPPELSYTGPAESLLPLWIALRANVRQILDGVSLADVASAELPDPVSALTEDPASWANP from the coding sequence ATGCGGATCTCAGCCAGAGCGGACTATGCCGTGCGGGCGGCGCTGCAACTCGCCGCTACCCGGGATGCGGGGCCGCTCAAGGCGGAGGCCATTGCCCAAGCGCAGGACATTCCGCATAAATTCCTCGAAGGCATCTTGAACGACATGCGCCGGGGCGGGCTCGTCCACAGCCAGCGCGGCGGCAACGGCGGCTACCGGCTGGCCAAGCCCGCGGAGGCGATCAGCATCGCGGATGTCATCCGCGTCGTGGACGGCCCGCTGGTGTCGGTACGCGGAGTCCGCCCACCGGAGTTGTCCTACACGGGGCCCGCCGAGTCACTGCTGCCGCTGTGGATCGCGCTGCGGGCCAATGTCCGCCAGATCCTCGACGGCGTCTCCCTGGCCGATGTCGCCTCGGCCGAGTTGCCGGACCCGGTGTCCGCACTCACCGAGGACCCGGCATCCTGGGCCAACCCGTAG
- a CDS encoding (2Fe-2S)-binding protein, whose amino-acid sequence MRTRGPDSVEMALVVNGVSCVLDLEPRVSLLDALREHMALTGSKKGCDQGTCGACTVWVDGRRVLACLTLAVTCEGREVTTIEGLADGGELHPMQRAFLEHDAFQCGYCTPGQIMSAVAVVNEGHAGSDSEIAEWMSGNICRCAAYPHIRSAIREVYGHRTGQ is encoded by the coding sequence ATGCGAACGCGAGGGCCCGACAGCGTGGAAATGGCCCTGGTCGTCAACGGTGTCTCCTGCGTCCTGGACCTGGAACCCCGGGTCAGCCTGCTGGACGCGTTGCGTGAGCACATGGCTCTCACCGGTTCCAAAAAGGGCTGTGACCAGGGAACCTGTGGGGCGTGCACGGTCTGGGTCGACGGGCGCAGAGTGCTGGCCTGCCTGACGCTGGCCGTCACCTGCGAAGGCCGGGAAGTGACCACCATCGAAGGCCTCGCCGACGGCGGGGAACTGCACCCGATGCAGCGTGCCTTCCTCGAGCACGACGCCTTCCAGTGCGGGTACTGCACCCCCGGGCAGATCATGTCGGCCGTCGCCGTGGTGAACGAAGGACATGCCGGATCCGACAGCGAGATCGCCGAGTGGATGAGCGGCAACATCTGCCGCTGCGCGGCCTATCCCCACATCCGCTCCGCCATCCGCGAGGTGTACGGCCACAGGACAGGACAGTGA
- a CDS encoding xanthine dehydrogenase family protein subunit M, whose protein sequence is MRAISYTRPTDVTTAVRAVTSDPGSSYLAGGTTEVDLLRLDVLRPHRLVDINRLPLAGIEDRPDGGLLIGALARMSEVAEAPAVVQRFPMLSQALLLGASAQLRNMASMGGNLMQRVRCAYYRDPESACNKRVPGSGCSALEGAHRGHAILGTSDHCIATHPSDMAVALVALDAVVHVEGAHGSRSLPVDDFFLLPEDTPEREHPLTPGELITAIEVPPAPVARSSLYLKVRDRESYEFALASAAAALALEDRVIREVRLALGGVATKPWRAHRAEDLLVGRRAEADVLARAAGAELAPAVTRPMNAFKAELARRTIVRALQTAAAQGGGTA, encoded by the coding sequence GTGCGTGCCATCAGCTACACCCGTCCGACGGATGTGACCACTGCGGTCCGGGCGGTGACCAGCGACCCCGGAAGCTCCTACCTGGCGGGCGGCACCACGGAAGTCGACCTGCTCCGCCTCGATGTGCTGCGGCCCCATCGCCTGGTGGACATCAACCGACTGCCCCTGGCCGGGATCGAGGACCGTCCCGACGGGGGACTGCTCATCGGCGCGCTGGCCCGGATGAGCGAGGTGGCCGAGGCGCCGGCCGTGGTGCAACGCTTTCCGATGCTCTCCCAGGCACTGCTGCTCGGAGCCTCCGCGCAGCTGCGGAACATGGCCTCCATGGGCGGGAACCTGATGCAGCGAGTGCGGTGCGCCTACTACCGGGACCCCGAATCCGCATGCAACAAACGCGTTCCCGGCAGCGGCTGTTCCGCTCTGGAGGGGGCCCACCGCGGCCACGCGATCCTCGGCACCAGCGACCACTGCATCGCCACCCACCCCTCGGACATGGCGGTCGCACTCGTCGCCCTGGACGCCGTCGTGCACGTGGAGGGTGCCCATGGCTCCCGCAGCCTCCCGGTCGACGACTTCTTCCTGCTCCCCGAGGACACACCCGAGCGGGAGCACCCCCTCACACCCGGTGAACTGATCACCGCGATCGAGGTGCCCCCGGCCCCCGTGGCGCGCAGCTCGCTCTACCTCAAGGTGCGCGACCGCGAGTCCTACGAGTTCGCCCTCGCCTCGGCAGCCGCGGCGCTGGCGCTGGAGGACCGAGTGATCCGTGAGGTCCGGCTCGCCCTCGGCGGCGTGGCGACCAAACCGTGGCGCGCGCACCGGGCCGAGGACCTGCTCGTGGGGCGGCGCGCCGAGGCGGACGTGCTCGCACGGGCCGCGGGCGCGGAGCTGGCCCCCGCCGTCACCCGCCCGATGAACGCGTTCAAGGCGGAACTCGCCCGGCGGACCATCGTCCGTGCCCTGCAGACCGCTGCCGCGCAAGGAGGCGGGACGGCATGA
- a CDS encoding xanthine dehydrogenase family protein molybdopterin-binding subunit, translated as MTTGATLTAVGRPLPRVDGRAKVTGSGRYAAEYTLPGTVYAALVGARTACGRVTGIDTRAAENAGGVLAVLTHRNLPRVAAPPHLLPSLAGHAAPGESFFPMQDEAVHYFGQPVAMVIADSCERAQFAARQVRVDYERSPSVTTLEEGRDQAYEPEAIFAGFLPARSVRGDVEAGFRAATQRLDVTYHFAANHHNPIEPSATTAVWDGDRLTLYDATQGIVASQSTVAALLGIPPSKVRVRAPYVGGGFGCKAMIWPHVTLAAMAARHVRRPVKLALTREQMFTSCGHREEQEQRIELGATDEGRLTALRHHKLSLTSTFDDWAEPSLSMASQAYACPNYEGVYRLIRGNTMTPTFTRGPGETTGMYAMECLMDELAHRIGVDPVQLRLRNHAQSDPRTGHPWSSDGAEECYRRGAARFDWHSRNPEPRSQRDGNWLIGKGMATAGYPVFFPMQPQRARARLYADGFAVVQAGTQEFGTGSATAMTQVAADGLGIPVEHVRFEYGDTDLPNVAATVGSAGAGMISAAVHTAATTLRDQMIEQAIADPASPLYQADPAAVVVRDARMELPDRPGGVESYRDLMQRHFMTDMDALGSWTPPLPDVPYGLATFGAQFAEVAVDPDLGVVRVRRMVGAFAPGRILNASTARSQVMGGMLWGIGQALLEGTVVDPRDGRWANASLGEYLVPVNADAPDVDIEFVEVPDTVVNPLGVKGLGEVGMVGAAAAIANAVFHATGYRARELPIRIEHLL; from the coding sequence ATGACCACGGGCGCCACCCTCACGGCCGTCGGCCGGCCTCTCCCGCGCGTCGACGGCCGGGCCAAAGTCACCGGAAGCGGCCGCTACGCAGCGGAGTACACCCTGCCCGGCACCGTGTACGCGGCTCTCGTCGGTGCCCGCACCGCCTGCGGCCGGGTCACCGGCATCGACACCCGCGCCGCGGAGAACGCCGGCGGTGTGCTGGCTGTACTGACCCACCGGAACCTGCCGAGAGTCGCCGCCCCGCCCCATCTGCTGCCGTCGCTGGCCGGTCACGCCGCCCCCGGGGAGAGCTTCTTCCCGATGCAGGACGAAGCCGTGCACTACTTCGGACAGCCGGTGGCCATGGTGATCGCCGACTCCTGCGAACGCGCCCAGTTCGCGGCCCGGCAGGTCCGTGTCGACTACGAGCGCAGCCCCTCCGTCACCACGCTCGAAGAGGGCCGGGACCAGGCCTACGAACCCGAAGCGATCTTCGCGGGATTCCTTCCCGCACGCAGCGTGCGCGGAGATGTCGAGGCCGGTTTCCGGGCGGCGACCCAACGCCTCGACGTGACCTATCACTTCGCGGCAAACCACCACAATCCCATCGAGCCGTCGGCCACCACAGCGGTCTGGGACGGCGACCGGCTCACTCTCTACGACGCCACCCAGGGAATCGTGGCGAGCCAGAGCACCGTGGCGGCACTGCTGGGCATCCCCCCGTCGAAGGTGCGGGTCCGTGCTCCGTACGTCGGCGGGGGATTCGGCTGCAAGGCCATGATCTGGCCGCATGTCACCCTGGCCGCCATGGCCGCACGCCATGTGCGGCGCCCCGTCAAACTGGCGCTCACCCGCGAGCAGATGTTCACCTCCTGCGGCCACCGCGAGGAGCAGGAGCAGCGCATCGAGCTCGGCGCCACGGACGAGGGCCGGCTCACCGCCCTGCGCCACCACAAGCTCTCGCTGACCTCGACTTTCGACGACTGGGCCGAACCCTCGCTCAGCATGGCCTCGCAGGCGTACGCCTGTCCCAACTACGAGGGCGTCTACCGGCTGATCCGCGGCAACACCATGACACCCACCTTCACCCGCGGGCCCGGCGAGACCACCGGGATGTACGCCATGGAATGCCTGATGGACGAGCTCGCCCACCGCATCGGCGTCGACCCGGTACAACTCCGGCTGCGCAATCACGCACAGTCCGACCCCCGGACCGGTCATCCGTGGTCGAGCGACGGCGCGGAGGAGTGCTACCGCCGCGGCGCGGCCCGCTTCGACTGGCACTCCCGCAACCCCGAACCCCGCTCCCAGCGGGACGGCAACTGGCTGATCGGCAAAGGCATGGCCACCGCCGGATACCCGGTGTTCTTCCCCATGCAGCCGCAACGTGCCAGGGCCCGTCTCTATGCCGACGGCTTCGCCGTGGTGCAGGCCGGCACGCAGGAATTCGGGACCGGGTCGGCCACCGCGATGACCCAGGTCGCCGCCGACGGCCTGGGAATCCCCGTGGAGCACGTCCGCTTCGAGTACGGCGACACCGACCTGCCGAACGTCGCGGCGACGGTCGGCTCGGCAGGCGCCGGCATGATCAGCGCCGCGGTGCACACCGCGGCCACCACGCTCCGCGACCAGATGATCGAGCAGGCGATCGCCGACCCCGCCTCCCCCCTGTACCAGGCGGACCCGGCCGCCGTCGTCGTCCGTGACGCACGGATGGAACTGCCGGACCGGCCCGGCGGCGTCGAGTCCTACCGCGACCTGATGCAGCGCCACTTCATGACCGACATGGACGCCCTCGGCAGCTGGACCCCGCCGCTCCCGGACGTGCCGTACGGGCTCGCCACCTTCGGCGCACAGTTCGCCGAGGTCGCCGTCGACCCGGACCTCGGTGTGGTCCGCGTGCGCCGGATGGTCGGTGCCTTCGCCCCGGGCCGGATCCTCAACGCAAGCACCGCGCGCAGCCAGGTCATGGGCGGCATGCTCTGGGGCATCGGCCAGGCGCTGCTGGAGGGCACGGTGGTCGACCCCCGCGACGGCCGCTGGGCGAACGCGAGCCTGGGGGAGTACCTGGTGCCGGTCAACGCCGACGCCCCCGATGTCGACATCGAGTTCGTGGAGGTACCGGACACGGTCGTGAACCCGCTGGGCGTCAAGGGCCTCGGAGAAGTCGGCATGGTCGGCGCCGCGGCAGCCATCGCCAACGCCGTCTTCCACGCGACCGGATACCGCGCCCGCGAACTGCCGATCAGGATCGAACACCTGCTGTAG
- a CDS encoding histidine kinase dimerization/phospho-acceptor domain-containing protein, whose translation MRLSTRIALVVGMVVPLLVVVSGWLLVQLVGKDLRIQADRRLTERAQSVAVAARGLLRASSHDRPRAEQARQRKLFTAALDVGVRLSGPETTVMDGPQPAASVPLPVGTRHPSTVRSRGKSWRVLAVPVAGSGTGVHGMLWLFSPDTAREAQLGMVRRRVIMVALLAAPPAGAAAWLLAARAARPLRRLQQAAGGLDPHTSAARLDHAPTRITEVDDLARTLQTFLTRYDEQATRTAEALGSARSFSAAASHELRTPLMSMQTNLDILDAFQDLDAADRAETVDDLRHEHARLLGLLVMLRALAQGDLVEADSFAVIDMADLADEAAADARRRTPGPRWWSTAARD comes from the coding sequence ATGAGGCTGTCCACCCGTATCGCGCTCGTGGTCGGGATGGTGGTGCCACTGCTGGTGGTGGTGTCCGGCTGGCTCCTGGTGCAGCTGGTGGGCAAGGACCTGCGTATCCAGGCGGACCGGCGTCTCACCGAACGTGCGCAGAGCGTGGCCGTGGCGGCGCGCGGCCTGCTGCGCGCCAGCTCCCACGACCGGCCCCGCGCCGAACAGGCCCGCCAGCGGAAGCTGTTCACCGCGGCCCTGGACGTCGGCGTCCGGCTGTCCGGCCCCGAGACCACCGTCATGGACGGACCGCAACCCGCCGCCTCGGTTCCGCTGCCCGTCGGCACCCGGCATCCGTCCACCGTGCGGTCGCGGGGCAAGAGCTGGCGGGTGCTGGCCGTGCCGGTCGCCGGCAGCGGCACCGGGGTGCACGGGATGCTGTGGCTGTTCTCCCCGGACACCGCGCGCGAGGCACAGCTCGGGATGGTGCGCCGAAGGGTGATCATGGTGGCGCTGCTCGCGGCCCCGCCGGCCGGCGCCGCGGCCTGGCTGCTCGCCGCCCGCGCGGCCCGGCCGCTGCGGCGTCTGCAGCAGGCGGCCGGCGGACTCGACCCGCACACCAGCGCCGCCCGCCTGGATCATGCCCCGACCCGCATCACCGAGGTCGACGATCTCGCCCGGACACTGCAGACCTTCCTGACCCGGTACGACGAGCAGGCCACCCGCACCGCCGAGGCGCTGGGCTCGGCACGCTCGTTCTCCGCCGCCGCGTCCCACGAACTGCGCACCCCGCTGATGAGCATGCAGACCAACCTCGACATCCTCGACGCCTTCCAGGACCTCGACGCCGCCGACCGCGCGGAGACGGTGGACGATCTGCGGCATGAACACGCCCGTCTGCTGGGCCTGTTGGTGATGTTGCGGGCACTTGCCCAAGGCGATCTGGTCGAGGCCGACTCGTTCGCCGTCATCGATATGGCGGATCTCGCCGACGAAGCCGCGGCGGATGCCCGGCGCAGGACCCCGGGGCCGAGGTGGTGGTCCACAGCAGCCCGGGACTGA
- a CDS encoding sensor histidine kinase KdpD, whose translation MVHSSPGLTIHGWQPGLRSLLDNLLTNALVHGRSAEGGAHVALSLRAGEDSGSPCVVPGVEDRGPGVPRQRREAVFQRFQRRPDSPGSGLGLTLVAQQAALHRAGLRLLDGPGGRGARFEVVFPAAPAHRPQHTALPARRDWLADPADRPQGFHKEHP comes from the coding sequence GTGGTCCACAGCAGCCCGGGACTGACGATCCACGGGTGGCAGCCGGGGCTGCGTTCGCTGCTGGACAACCTCCTGACGAACGCGCTGGTCCACGGCCGGTCCGCCGAGGGCGGTGCCCATGTCGCGCTCTCCCTCCGGGCCGGTGAGGACAGCGGCTCCCCCTGCGTGGTCCCCGGCGTCGAGGACCGCGGGCCGGGGGTGCCGCGGCAGCGCCGGGAGGCGGTCTTCCAGCGCTTCCAGCGTCGTCCGGACAGCCCGGGTTCCGGCCTCGGTCTCACCCTGGTCGCCCAGCAGGCCGCCCTGCACCGGGCCGGCCTGCGACTGCTGGACGGCCCCGGCGGCCGGGGAGCCCGCTTCGAGGTCGTCTTCCCCGCCGCGCCCGCCCACCGTCCTCAGCACACGGCACTGCCGGCGCGCCGGGACTGGCTGGCGGACCCCGCGGACCGCCCACAAGGTTTCCACAAAGAACATCCCTAA
- a CDS encoding NADPH-dependent FMN reductase, translated as MPTDGHPAPLRVLVLGAALRAGSTNARLASLVGRMMTEAGAVVDLAAMREFDMPLYDGDVEAEGGVPDGALALRDRLERCEAFVIASPEYNASVPGVVKNAIDWVSRVRPQPFKTKHALLVSASPSLVGGNRGLWALRVPLEHLGTRVYPDMFSLAAAHQGFTEDGQLTDPALQERLRETVTAFLHLVEADARYVCLQRRWYEFPGDRTEAPVTQRAED; from the coding sequence ATGCCCACGGATGGACACCCCGCACCCCTGCGCGTCCTTGTTCTCGGCGCCGCGCTGCGGGCAGGGTCGACCAATGCCCGGCTGGCTTCCCTCGTCGGACGCATGATGACCGAGGCCGGCGCCGTGGTGGACCTGGCCGCGATGCGGGAATTCGACATGCCCCTGTACGACGGTGATGTCGAGGCCGAGGGAGGCGTTCCGGACGGTGCGCTGGCGCTGCGTGACCGGCTGGAGCGCTGCGAGGCCTTTGTGATCGCCTCCCCCGAGTACAACGCTTCCGTGCCTGGGGTCGTGAAGAACGCGATCGACTGGGTCTCGCGGGTCCGGCCGCAGCCGTTCAAGACCAAGCATGCGCTGCTGGTCTCCGCCTCCCCCTCCCTGGTCGGCGGCAACCGGGGGCTGTGGGCGCTGAGGGTTCCGCTGGAGCATCTGGGCACCCGGGTCTACCCCGATATGTTCAGTCTTGCCGCGGCGCATCAGGGGTTCACCGAGGACGGGCAGCTGACAGATCCCGCCCTGCAGGAACGCCTGCGGGAGACCGTGACGGCCTTCCTCCATCTGGTCGAGGCCGATGCACGCTATGTCTGTCTGCAACGCCGTTGGTACGAGTTCCCGGGCGACCGCACCGAGGCTCCCGTCACCCAGCGGGCGGAGGACTGA
- a CDS encoding WhiB family transcriptional regulator has product MDWRHDAVCREVDPEIFFPVGNTGPALLQIEEAKAVCRRCPVMGQCLQWALESRQDSGVWGGMSEDERHAMRRRAARNRARSASV; this is encoded by the coding sequence ATGGACTGGCGTCACGACGCGGTGTGCCGCGAAGTGGACCCGGAGATTTTCTTTCCCGTCGGTAACACCGGCCCCGCGCTCCTGCAGATCGAGGAGGCCAAGGCCGTCTGCCGCCGCTGCCCGGTGATGGGGCAGTGCCTGCAGTGGGCGCTCGAATCCCGTCAGGATTCCGGCGTCTGGGGCGGGATGAGCGAGGACGAGCGGCACGCCATGCGGCGCCGGGCCGCCCGGAACCGGGCGCGCAGCGCTTCCGTGTAG
- a CDS encoding ornithine cyclodeaminase family protein, which translates to MLVLGRAQVEALLDMDSLIDALASAMTDLSAGRASSPDRVAALVPERDGFLAAMPGYVPSAGVLMSKLVSVFPHNGGTPVPTHQALIVVFDPHTGEPAALLDGTAITAARTAACSALSARLLAREDASVLAVLGTGAQARSHAEAMCRVRPIRHIRVAGRDQAKAAALAGHLSSALDIPARASATYAEALDGAEIAAATTHSVAPVIRRSWLTPGVHVTSVGFNPEGREIDDATVAEALVCVESRQAALAPFPAGSNDLLIPLRDGVITEAQVHAELGELLAGSKPGRSSPDQITLYKSVGVAVQDAAAAALVVAAAREQSAGTDIRLD; encoded by the coding sequence ATGCTGGTACTGGGGCGTGCGCAGGTCGAGGCGCTGCTCGACATGGATTCGCTGATCGACGCCCTGGCGTCGGCGATGACGGACCTGAGCGCCGGCCGCGCCTCCTCGCCGGACCGCGTCGCCGCCCTGGTGCCGGAACGGGACGGGTTCTTGGCAGCCATGCCTGGCTACGTACCGTCGGCCGGGGTGCTCATGAGCAAGCTGGTCTCCGTCTTCCCGCACAACGGGGGCACCCCCGTGCCGACCCACCAGGCACTGATCGTCGTCTTCGATCCGCACACCGGAGAACCGGCAGCGCTGCTGGACGGCACGGCCATCACCGCGGCGCGGACCGCCGCCTGTTCGGCGCTCTCGGCACGCCTGCTGGCCCGTGAGGACGCCTCGGTGCTGGCGGTCCTGGGCACCGGAGCGCAGGCCCGGTCGCATGCCGAGGCGATGTGCCGGGTCCGCCCGATCCGGCACATCCGCGTGGCGGGCCGCGACCAGGCGAAGGCGGCCGCCCTGGCCGGCCACCTGTCCTCCGCACTCGACATCCCCGCCCGGGCGAGCGCCACCTACGCCGAGGCCCTTGACGGAGCGGAGATCGCCGCCGCGACCACCCACTCCGTCGCCCCCGTGATCCGCCGCTCCTGGCTGACCCCGGGCGTGCATGTGACCTCGGTGGGATTCAACCCGGAGGGCCGGGAGATCGACGATGCCACGGTGGCCGAAGCACTGGTATGTGTCGAGTCACGGCAGGCGGCGCTGGCGCCCTTCCCGGCGGGCAGCAACGACCTGCTGATCCCTCTGCGCGACGGCGTCATCACCGAGGCCCAGGTGCACGCCGAGCTGGGCGAACTCCTCGCAGGCAGCAAACCGGGCCGCTCCTCGCCGGACCAGATCACCCTCTACAAATCCGTCGGAGTGGCAGTGCAGGACGCGGCGGCCGCAGCCCTCGTCGTCGCCGCGGCCCGTGAACAGTCGGCGGGGACAGACATCCGGCTGGACTGA
- a CDS encoding LysR family transcriptional regulator, translating to MDTRLLRTFVTLARAGSFTATARALHLAQSTVTVQIRTLEKELGTPLFDRMPSGTVPTRAGLRLLEEAEEVLDAVARLRATAAAGQRDVTGGTVEGQVAVGAGDSLCSSRLPAVIASLRHAHPRLDVQLHAAGTATAVDGLRTGRLDIALLLEPEVGESDLLARRIADESLVYVVAPGHPLAGRAADWEELAGESFFVHEEGCSYSDRLVRTLLGLPGASPRITRFGSIDAARSCVAAGLGLTMLPRVTVERHLQGGQLAVVDGPRAQPVPVQLVRHRRRWFAPGAQIVAEELTRTFAKA from the coding sequence GTGGACACCAGACTTCTGCGTACCTTCGTGACGCTCGCCAGGGCGGGAAGCTTCACCGCCACGGCTCGCGCACTCCATCTCGCCCAGTCCACGGTCACCGTCCAGATCCGCACGCTGGAAAAGGAGTTGGGGACCCCGCTGTTCGACCGGATGCCGTCGGGGACGGTCCCGACCCGGGCGGGACTGCGGCTGCTGGAAGAGGCCGAAGAAGTGCTCGACGCGGTGGCCCGGCTCCGCGCGACGGCCGCGGCCGGGCAGCGTGATGTGACGGGCGGGACCGTCGAGGGCCAGGTTGCCGTCGGCGCGGGGGATTCGCTGTGCTCCTCCCGGCTGCCCGCGGTGATTGCTTCCTTGCGGCACGCGCACCCTCGCCTGGATGTCCAGCTGCACGCCGCCGGCACGGCCACGGCTGTGGACGGACTGCGCACCGGGCGGCTGGACATCGCACTGCTGCTGGAGCCGGAGGTCGGCGAGAGCGATCTGCTGGCCCGCAGGATCGCGGACGAATCGCTGGTGTACGTGGTGGCGCCCGGTCATCCGCTGGCCGGACGGGCAGCCGACTGGGAGGAGTTGGCGGGCGAAAGCTTCTTCGTGCACGAGGAGGGGTGCTCGTACAGTGACCGGCTCGTCCGCACACTGCTGGGCCTGCCCGGGGCTTCTCCCCGGATCACCCGGTTCGGCAGCATCGATGCCGCCCGGTCGTGTGTCGCGGCGGGTCTCGGTCTGACGATGCTCCCTCGTGTGACCGTCGAACGCCACCTTCAGGGCGGCCAGTTGGCGGTGGTGGACGGCCCGAGGGCGCAGCCGGTGCCCGTCCAGCTCGTCCGGCACCGCAGACGGTGGTTCGCGCCGGGCGCGCAGATCGTGGCCGAGGAGTTGACGCGCACCTTCGCAAAGGCGTGA
- a CDS encoding PhzF family phenazine biosynthesis protein, with translation MTSPMSPHTSPRTSPHTSPVGRDSRPDTHASPDADRSSDTLQSSDSIEVLRYSAFTTDPAGGNPAGVVLDAASLDDARMLAIAADVGYSETAFVTAHDTAARRYRLRYFSPRAEVAFCGHATIATAVALASRYGTGELLFDTPAGEIRVGTGLVDGLTQATLTSVPAHSHPAEEATQVEPALRALRWTRDDLDDDLPPHIAFAGNDHLVLGVRSRAQLAALDYDFDALHDLMRQHGWTTVHLVHRAGPGRLDFHARDPFPVGGVVEDPATGAAAAAFGGYLRALGLVTEPLRVHIRQGEDMGRPSDLYVDLDPDDPQVRVTGQAVPLPAPGR, from the coding sequence ATGACTTCTCCCATGTCGCCTCATACGTCGCCCCGTACCTCGCCTCATACGTCCCCCGTCGGCCGGGACTCGCGCCCGGACACCCACGCGAGCCCGGACGCCGACCGGAGCTCGGACACCCTCCAGAGCTCCGACAGCATCGAAGTCCTGCGCTACTCCGCCTTCACCACCGACCCGGCGGGCGGCAACCCGGCCGGTGTGGTGCTCGACGCCGCATCCCTCGACGATGCGCGAATGCTCGCCATCGCCGCGGACGTCGGCTACTCGGAGACCGCATTCGTCACGGCCCACGACACTGCCGCCCGCCGCTACCGCCTGCGGTACTTCAGCCCTCGCGCCGAAGTCGCCTTCTGCGGACATGCCACGATCGCCACGGCCGTGGCCCTCGCCTCCCGCTACGGAACCGGCGAGCTGCTGTTCGACACGCCCGCGGGGGAGATCAGGGTGGGGACCGGCCTCGTCGACGGGCTGACCCAGGCCACGCTCACCAGCGTGCCGGCGCACTCCCACCCGGCCGAGGAGGCCACCCAGGTCGAGCCGGCGCTGCGGGCCCTGCGCTGGACCAGGGACGATCTGGACGACGACCTCCCGCCGCACATCGCCTTCGCGGGCAACGACCACCTCGTCCTCGGAGTACGGAGCCGGGCACAACTGGCCGCCCTCGACTACGACTTCGACGCGCTGCACGACCTCATGCGGCAGCACGGCTGGACGACCGTGCACCTCGTCCACCGCGCGGGCCCCGGACGCCTCGACTTCCACGCCCGCGACCCCTTCCCGGTCGGCGGTGTCGTGGAAGACCCGGCTACCGGCGCCGCCGCCGCGGCCTTCGGCGGGTACCTGCGCGCCCTGGGGCTGGTCACGGAGCCGCTGCGGGTGCACATCCGGCAGGGCGAGGACATGGGCCGGCCCAGCGACCTCTACGTCGACCTCGACCCCGATGACCCACAGGTGCGGGTCACGGGGCAGGCCGTCCCGTTGCCCGCTCCGGGCCGGTGA
- a CDS encoding GNAT family N-acetyltransferase, which yields MTTNPSSVSPAVIRLARYTAAELREIVGDDDDPFGVAEAGLTWLPKQEHFAVRRDGRLVAHTGLVTLPLSAGPVETQVVGFGGVVVAPDLRGHGLARLVVTSALEHARTMGPQYGLLFCRPHLVPLYQRLDWRTLQEDVEVEQPDGPVTMPLRSMWVPLRHGAQWPAGPVRLRSLPM from the coding sequence ATGACAACGAACCCGTCTTCAGTGTCGCCTGCCGTGATCCGGCTCGCGCGGTATACGGCTGCGGAGCTGAGGGAGATCGTCGGGGACGACGATGACCCTTTCGGCGTTGCGGAGGCCGGTCTGACCTGGCTGCCCAAGCAGGAGCACTTCGCCGTCCGACGGGACGGCCGCCTCGTGGCGCACACGGGTCTGGTGACGCTTCCCCTTTCGGCCGGCCCGGTCGAGACACAGGTGGTGGGCTTCGGCGGGGTGGTCGTCGCTCCTGATCTGCGGGGGCACGGGCTGGCACGGCTCGTGGTCACCTCCGCTCTGGAACACGCCCGCACGATGGGGCCGCAGTACGGACTCCTCTTCTGCCGCCCGCACCTTGTCCCCCTCTACCAACGCCTCGACTGGCGGACCCTGCAGGAGGACGTCGAGGTCGAGCAGCCGGACGGGCCGGTGACCATGCCGCTGCGGTCCATGTGGGTGCCACTGCGCCACGGGGCACAGTGGCCCGCGGGGCCGGTACGTCTGCGGTCCCTCCCGATGTGA